The genomic segment AACTGCTTGCGCTGCGGCGCGGTCAGGTCGCTGACGTCCAGGCCCAGCAGGGCATTGGCCCCGGCCTGCGGCGCCGCATCGGGCTTGGCCGTGGCGGCCGCGCGGGCATTGCCCTGGCCATCTTCACTGAGTGCGGTCAGCGTTGCGCTGAGGTCGCGCGGCTTGCCATCGCGGATCACGCCCAGGGTGACCCGGCTGCCCGGTGCCATCGCACCGATCAGCGGTGGCAGGTCCGACCAGCTGTTGACCGGGCTGCCGTTGACCGAGCGCACCACGTCACCGATCTGTACGCCGGCCTTCTCGGCCGCACTGCCGGCCACGATCTGGTTGACCAGCGCACCGCGGCTGTCCGGCAGGCCCAGGCCCTGCGCCTTCAGCGAATCGATCGGTTCGACCACCGCACCCAGCTGGCCACGGGTGACCTTGCCACTCTTCTTGATCTGCTCGACCGCGCTCATCGCCAGGTCGATCGGGATCGCGAAGCTGATGCCCATGTAGCCACCGGAGGCGGAGAAGATCTGCGAGTTGATGCCGACCACTTCACCGCGGGTGTTCAGCAGCGGGCCGCCGGAGTTGCCCTGGTTGATCGCCACGTCGGTCTGGATGAACGGCACGTAGCGCTGGTCGGCACCACCGGTGCTGCGGCCCAGCGCACTGACGATGCCCGCGGTGACCGAGTGATCGAGGCCGAATGGCGAGCCGATCGCGACAACCCACTGGCCTGGCTTCAGGGTGTTGGAATCCCCCACGCGCACGGTCGGCAGGTTCTTGCCGTCGATCTTCAGCAGGGCCACGTCGTACTGCTGGTCGCTGCCCACCACCTTGGCGTTGAACTCGCGGCTGTCACCCAGCTTCACCTTCACCTCGCTGGCATCGGCCACCACGTGGTAGTTGGTCAGCACGTAACCGTCGGGCGAGATGATGAAACCCGAGCCCATGCCGCGGCCCTTGATGCTGGGACCGCCATCCTGGCCACCCGGGCCCTGCCCCGGCATCGGGAAGTCCGGGCCGAAGAAGCGGCGGAAGAACTCGGGCATGTCATCGTCGCCGCCCATCGGGCCCCGCGAGGCCTGGCGGTTGTTGCGCACGATGGTGGTGTCGACGTTGACCACGCCCGGCCCGACCTGTTCGACCAGGTGGGTGAAGTCAGGCAGGCCGGTGACCAGCGGCTGCGCGGGCGCCCGCGGCGCCGCAGCCGGCGCGGGCTGGGTCTGCGCCGCAGGCGCCGGCGCCTGGGCGCAGGCCATCAAGGGAAGGGTCAGGGCCAGCAGGCCGATGGCCTGCGTGCGGAGTCGGGGAGTCATCGGACGGCAACCTCCGGATCGGGTGGAAAGAGGAATACGGGCCCCGCCGACGGCGGGGCGTGAAAGCGCCCGGCTCAGTCGCGCGGGCGCGGCGGCACCGGCAGGTCATCCTGCAGGCGCGGCTCGAACGGGTAGAACGCAGCACCACCGGCGTGGGCCGGGAAGCTGGCATTGAGCGCGCCACCCGCCGCGGGGGCCAGGCTGGAGCGGGGCCACGGTCGCGCCTGCAGTGCTCCCACCTCGCCAAACGGCAGGTTGCGGCTGGCGTTGGCCGGCACCGTCGGGGTCAACGGCGCCTGCGCGGCGGCCACCGCACGCTGCGGGCTGTCATCACGCTGGGCGACGCGCGCGGCCTGCTGGCTGCGGGTCGCGCTGGCGCGACGGCTGTCCTGGCGGCGGCTGGCCGCGGCCATTGCCACCGCCGGCGCAGCCGCCACGGCCATCGTTGCGGTATCCACCGACGCCTCGGTGACCGCAGCCGGGCCGCTCGGCGCCGGCGCCAGTTCAGCCTGGCTGGCGACCACCTGCGGTGCCAGCGGCTCGCCGGGGGCGGCCTCCTGAAGCTTCTCGCCGCCCATGAACAGGGCCACGGCAGCGACCGAGGCGGCCAGTGCGGCACCACCGCCCCAGGCCCGCCAGCCGCTGCGACGCGCCTGGCGGCGCGGCTCGGCCTGCGGTGCCGGTTCGGTCGCGATGGCAGCCGCCACGGCGGCACTGAAGCCGGCCGGGGCCAGTGCCGGGGCCTGCCCGCGCATCACGTCGCCCAGCAGTTGCCAGCGTTCCTGGCAACCCGCCAGCTCCGGATCATGCTCCATGCGGCGCAACAGGAAGCGCGCTTCATCGGCGCCCAGCTCGCCGTCGACCAGGGCCGACAGCTGTTCGCGGTGGCGCTGGTCCAGGCGCTGCCCGGCAGGGGATTGATGGTTCTGCGATTCGTTGAACGGATTGCTGGTCAGATTGCTGGTCATACGCGGCTCTTCTCACGGGTGGCGCTGCCGATGTCCAACAGCGGCCGGAGTTCGGTGTCGATCGCCTCGCGCGCCCGGAAGATCCGTGAACGCACGGTGCCGATCGGGCACCCCATCTTCTGCGCGATATCCTCGTAACTCAGGCCTTCCACCTCGCGCAGGGTGATCGCCAACCGGAGTTCCTCCGGCAGCGCGTTGACGGCCTTCATCACCGTCTGTTCCAGCTCCTGGCGCATCAACTCGCGTTCGGGCGTGTCGGTGTCGCGCAGGCGCGTACCGCTGTCGAACTGTTCGGCGTCGCCGATGTCGATGTCATCGGTCGGCGGCCGTCGATTGTGTGAAGCCAGGTAGTTTTTGGCGGTATTCACGGCGATTCGATGCAACCAGGTTGAGAACTGGGCATCACCACGGAAACTTCCGATCGCGCGGTACGCACGGATGAAAGTGTCCTGGGCGACGTCCTGACATTCGCTCCAGTCGGCGATGTAGCGACCGACGAGGGCCACGACCCGATGCTGGTACTTGCGTACCAGGACATCGAACGCCGCGCTCTCACCGCGCTGCACACGCCGGACCAGTTCCAGATCCAGCTCCTGTGGTGTATCAACCTCGGCCATGAGGGGCCGCACTCCTGTCAGCCCAACCGACGTCGGGCAATGAGACTGCCAATCCCGGGAAAAGTTCAGTCGCCGATCACCCGGCGCCGCACCAGCTTTTAACCACCGTTCCGTTAGCGTCCCGGTCCACGGCCATGGATCCGGGGTCGCCACTCCCCTGCTATTGGGATTTGACGCGGGGGAAACAACCTCTGGATCATAGCCGCTTCTCCATACACAACCGGATGGAACGTCCATGCTTTCAGGCTTCGATGGTCTCCGCTTCAGCCACTGGCACCCCGAGATCCGCGACGACGGCGTGGTGGTTCTCTCCCTGGATCGTCAGGACAGCAGCGTCAACGCGATGTCGCAGGACGTGCTGCTGGAACTGGGCGACCTGCTTGAGCGCATCGCGCTGGACCCGCCAAAGGGCGTGGTGATCCAGTCGCTGAAGAAGGCCGGCTTCATCGCTGGCGCGGACCTGAAGGAATTCCAGGAATTCGACCGCCGCGGCACCGTCAACGATGCGATCCGCCGCGGCCAGGCCACCTACCAGAAGCTGGCCGAGCTGCCCTGCCCGACCGTGGCGGCCATCCACGGCCACTGCCTGGGCGGCGGTACCGAGCTGGCGCTGGCCTGCCGCTACCGCGTGGCCTCCAATGACACCAGCACCCGCATCGGCCTGCCGGAAACCCAGCTGGGCATCTTCCCGGGCTGGGGCGGCAGCGCGCGCCTGCCGCAGCTGGTGGGCGCCCCGGCGGCGATGGACATGATGCTGACCGGCCGTACCCTGTCGGCCTCGGC from the Stenotrophomonas maltophilia genome contains:
- a CDS encoding DegQ family serine endoprotease — translated: MTPRLRTQAIGLLALTLPLMACAQAPAPAAQTQPAPAAAPRAPAQPLVTGLPDFTHLVEQVGPGVVNVDTTIVRNNRQASRGPMGGDDDMPEFFRRFFGPDFPMPGQGPGGQDGGPSIKGRGMGSGFIISPDGYVLTNYHVVADASEVKVKLGDSREFNAKVVGSDQQYDVALLKIDGKNLPTVRVGDSNTLKPGQWVVAIGSPFGLDHSVTAGIVSALGRSTGGADQRYVPFIQTDVAINQGNSGGPLLNTRGEVVGINSQIFSASGGYMGISFAIPIDLAMSAVEQIKKSGKVTRGQLGAVVEPIDSLKAQGLGLPDSRGALVNQIVAGSAAEKAGVQIGDVVRSVNGSPVNSWSDLPPLIGAMAPGSRVTLGVIRDGKPRDLSATLTALSEDGQGNARAAATAKPDAAPQAGANALLGLDVSDLTAPQRKQFGLDGNEGVRITGVKGQAARDAGLSPGMVILQVGRTPVGSVDGLNRALSSYKKDDVVMLLVRTGNGNSAFVAVKAGQ
- a CDS encoding sigma-E factor negative regulatory protein, whose protein sequence is MTSNPFNESQNHQSPAGQRLDQRHREQLSALVDGELGADEARFLLRRMEHDPELAGCQERWQLLGDVMRGQAPALAPAGFSAAVAAAIATEPAPQAEPRRQARRSGWRAWGGGAALAASVAAVALFMGGEKLQEAAPGEPLAPQVVASQAELAPAPSGPAAVTEASVDTATMAVAAAPAVAMAAASRRQDSRRASATRSQQAARVAQRDDSPQRAVAAAQAPLTPTVPANASRNLPFGEVGALQARPWPRSSLAPAAGGALNASFPAHAGGAAFYPFEPRLQDDLPVPPRPRD
- the rpoE gene encoding RNA polymerase sigma factor RpoE — protein: MAEVDTPQELDLELVRRVQRGESAAFDVLVRKYQHRVVALVGRYIADWSECQDVAQDTFIRAYRAIGSFRGDAQFSTWLHRIAVNTAKNYLASHNRRPPTDDIDIGDAEQFDSGTRLRDTDTPERELMRQELEQTVMKAVNALPEELRLAITLREVEGLSYEDIAQKMGCPIGTVRSRIFRAREAIDTELRPLLDIGSATREKSRV